ATTTCACTGTTTCGGAAACCGGCACGGAATTCAAGTTTTCCAGGCATATACTTCCAATTTCCATCAACGTTGTAGAGCCAATCTTTGTTGACCTGATAACCAGCATAGGTGAACTTCACGGTCATGTCGGTCATCGGCTTTGCATCAGCAATCAGAGAATAGTTATAGTAGAACTTATCACCAACTTCGAAGCGAACCAAGGCACCGCTAAGATCAACATCACCTAGTTTGCCTTTAGCGCCAAGCAAGACATCCTGTCGGCTCGGCCCTTCGATGAGGTCTCCCTTCCAGTAATTATCTGGAGCTTCGTAGCCAATCACATACGTACCATCAAAAGCCCAATCGTTCCATTTATAAGTGTAGATGCGAAGACCATATACTCGACTGTCTCCGTCTACCTGGGCAACATAGGGAGAGTACGCAAAGCCTAGCTTCCACCCAAACAATGTCGTTAAGTTCTGTCCACCTTCTACATATGCACCGTCAACTTTCTTGTTAAAACGACTCTGATCCGCCCGGAAGTGGAAATAGGGTTGAAGCTGGCCCTCTTCAGTACCGGGTGCTTTCGTGTAGGTAAAGCCCCAATAGCCACCCCATTCATCTGTTCCCCAGTCAATGTCAGCATCCTTAGCCGCAAAAGCAGGCAAAGAAGCCAGCATCAAGCAGAGGACCAAACTAGCTACTAATGCAAGTTTTTTCATGTGCTGTAACCTCCAACATAATGTTTTTTCTTGTGTCAATTTTGGTACTGCCAAACCTAATGTAAGTGATCCGCCACCCCCTTAGATTAAACTTCAATACTCACAAACTGCTGTTGAATGCGTCTCCTTGGAAATGATCGAGCGCTAATCAGTACCCGTGTGGAGACAGGACCGAGCAATACATTTCCCATTCAACAGTTGGTGCTTGACGCTACCGTCCAGTTTGCCTTTGTTTCCTGGATCTCGCGCCATATAAGCTATAGTTCTACGCGTTTTTAGATATTCCTTCTCATAATGCGCTTTTTTTGCGCATCAAGGAGGAACTTCTCAGGACTTGTAGATTCTATGGGTTATCCCGTATACTTGGTAATTACTGTAGCTAGGAGACGACCATCGTTTATCCTGTTAGTGGTATTCATTCTACATCGCTGCACCTAAGTCCTTTTATTACCGTCTATGATGTCTATGATCATTCTATGTTTCGCAAATCCGATTCATGATTGGAATTTAGTATTCGAGCACAGCCATCTCATGACCCACTATTCTCGGAACGGTCATTGATGTATACCCATCGATATACTCAAATCCAATTTCCGCGCAAGAAGGTGCTAGGTACACTCGTTTTGGCTTCGTTGACGTCTTTACTTCAAGCCGTATGTTATACAAAGGAATGACATCCTCAATCGTATCTATGGAACTGCGTCGTTCTGGAATATAATGAAGTATATGCACCACATGGCGTTGCTTAGCCTCTTGCCAGTTTAGGGTGATGTTTGCCGTGGTAGGTGCATTAGTCTTTATTAATGGATGAGGGTAGAGGAGTCCAAGAGCATTCCTCACCATCTGCTTATATACTCTTACTCCATGGTTTTTGTACATGGAGAATATGGGATGGACAAAGTAGATGATGTTGTCGTTCTTTACCACGGCTGGATTTGCCATTTTTTTCTCTACAGGGGTATGTCTATGGGAGCAAAAATGTCGCCAAGTACGGTTAAAATACGGTTGCCATAGTTCTGCTAGTACTTGCCCTGAAGTTAACTTTATGGCAAGACCCTGATCATACATTACATAGGCGGTTTCTGGGATATCCGAGGAAAACTTGGGTCTGGCCTTTACATAATCAGGGCTGTAGGGAAGCTCCCCTTGGTAGTTAGCACCCATATCGAGCATGAACTGTGTTAGGTCTTGGTCCATACCCGATTGATATGAGAGAATCAACTTACCACCATTGGCCAGGTACTTGGTGGTCTTGTCCTGTAGTGCACCATCAAAGACGATCTTGTCTGGAAAAATGATCACCTTGTATTGATCAAAGTTCGTTCTTTGGTCGATTACGTCAAACTGGTAGTGGGACTCGATAAGCATCCGGTAAGCTCCCGCTAGGGCTGGATCAATGCGTCCTTGGGACCTACCAATGGCTTCAGGAGTAAAAAGCCCAATTTCGGTTGCGGCGGAAGCATCGTCACACCAAGGTTCTTTTGCAGCAACTTCCTTGTAGACACCACTAATCAAATCATAGGTCACTGGATCAAGCCGTCCAGAGGGGTGAAGCTGGTCTCCAATAGAGCACTTAGCACCGTTAGCTAGGGCGTTGAAGCACTCATATTGTAGAGCTGCTTCGTTCTTGAAGGCCCCGAAATCTGCCCAGGACTTGTGAAACTTGCCGGTCATCCCTAGGTACTCAACTCCGAGGTTCTTGGCATATCGAACAGTAATGGGGAAGTGTTCATAGCCCCAACCACCGCTAGGTAATGATTCAAGTTCCAGATGGGTATAGGTATCTAACAGATCGGCTGTTCGCGGTGAGACGTGACCTGCGTTGTAGAATATCGTGCAATCTTTGTTGAACTGCCTAATCATGTTGGTCATTCTTCGTTGAAAGGCTGCTAATACACTCCGTGCATATGTACTACGATCTCCGGCGTTATCTGGATCTAGTCCTGCCTCAATCATCCCGGATAGACAATACTTGCATAGGCATTGCCCTTGGTGGATAATAT
This sequence is a window from Limnochordia bacterium. Protein-coding genes within it:
- a CDS encoding beta-galactosidase trimerization domain-containing protein yields the protein MGRLRFRQVHLDFHTSEKIVKIGTDFDADLFAQTLEDANVDSITCFARCHHGMIYYDTKFAEARHPGLEIDLLEEQIKACHKRNIKVPIYISVGLDEHIAVKHPEWRELSVDGRLAGAKPLEAGWHKLCLNTPYIDYVLDQTKEVLDLFNVDGLFFDIIHQGQCLCKYCLSGMIEAGLDPDNAGDRSTYARSVLAAFQRRMTNMIRQFNKDCTIFYNAGHVSPRTADLLDTYTHLELESLPSGGWGYEHFPITVRYAKNLGVEYLGMTGKFHKSWADFGAFKNEAALQYECFNALANGAKCSIGDQLHPSGRLDPVTYDLISGVYKEVAAKEPWCDDASAATEIGLFTPEAIGRSQGRIDPALAGAYRMLIESHYQFDVIDQRTNFDQYKVIIFPDKIVFDGALQDKTTKYLANGGKLILSYQSGMDQDLTQFMLDMGANYQGELPYSPDYVKARPKFSSDIPETAYVMYDQGLAIKLTSGQVLAELWQPYFNRTWRHFCSHRHTPVEKKMANPAVVKNDNIIYFVHPIFSMYKNHGVRVYKQMVRNALGLLYPHPLIKTNAPTTANITLNWQEAKQRHVVHILHYIPERRSSIDTIEDVIPLYNIRLEVKTSTKPKRVYLAPSCAEIGFEYIDGYTSMTVPRIVGHEMAVLEY